A segment of the Roseivirga sp. BDSF3-8 genome:
CGTCCCTTGCCGAGACGGGTTCAAACAATACGCGGATCACCCCATTGCAGCCAAGTTGAGCCCCAATCACCGCATCACTTTCATCACTGGTATCATACGTGATCAGTTTATTGCGCCCCTGGTGCAGCGCATGCAGGGCCTTTCTTAGCGCGTCACCCTCCAGGCATCCGCCACTTATGGCTCCCGTCATCCGGCCCTCCTCATCCACCAGCATGCGCGCCCCCGCTTTCCGGTAGGAAGAGCCCTCCACGTGCACCACCGTAGCTAACACGAAGTCCCTGTCAGGGCTTCCTTCATATGTTGAAATAATAGCTTCCAGCTCTCTCATATGGCCGTCAGGGTTAGTTTTTGGATAGATTCTTTAATGTCCGTACAAGCCACCTTTACCTCCTCCTCTGTCGTCTGCCTTCCAAGCCCGATGCGCAGGGACGATAACGCCAGCTCATCCGTATGCCCCATCGCCTTCAGCACATGAGAAGCGTGGATGGTGGCAGACGTGCAGGCAGATCCCTGAGACACCCCCAGTCTCTTCAGTGAGCGGATCAGGCGGCTGCCATCGATGTTCTCAAATGACAGGTTAGTCATGTGAGGCAGACGCCGACAGTCCTGGCCATTGATGCTCACCTTCACGGTCTGGCTCAGTTCATCCTCCAGCAAGTCTACCAGCTTCTTCAACCGCTCACCTTCCCGGGCCATTTCCTCACCGCAAATCTCGCAGGCTTTTCCCAGTCCTACTATACCAGGCACATTCAGCGTACCCGGCCTCAAGCCCTTTTCCTGTCCTCCGCCAAACTGCAGGGGGCGTATTTCCGGGCGAAGTGCCTGAGAGACAAACAGGCCACCCACACCCTTGGGGCCATACAGCTTATGGGCAGAAAAGGCCGCTAAGTCCACCCCCAGGTCTCCCACCTTAAAAGGTATTTTGCCTACACTCTGGGTCGCATCCGTCATCAGTAATATCCCCTTGTTTTTTATAAGATCCGCTACCTCCCTCAGGGGGTGGATCACTCCCGTTTCATTATTCGCATGCATGAGGCACACCATGACCGTTTCCGGTCTTATAGCCTCCCATATCTGCTGCAGGTCTATCCGGCCGGATCTGTCCACATCCAGGTAAGTAACCTTGGCTCCATGTTCTTCCAAAGCTTGGCACGTATCCAGTACCGCCCGGTGTTCCGTACGGCAGGTAATGAGGTGGCTCGGTTTTTTACGCAGGCAGATGCCCTGCAGGGCCAGGTTAATCGATTCCGTAGCCCCCGAAGTAAAGTATACCTCTCCAGGCTTGGCGCCTATGAGGCCTGCCACCTGTTCCCTGGCCATGCTTACTGCCTCTTCAGCATCCCATCCATAGGCATGGCTAATGCTGGATGGGTTTCCATACACTTCGCAGAAATAGGGCAACATAGCCTCCACTACCCGCTGGTCTACCGGTGTGGTAGCATTATGGTCCAGGTATATTTTTCCGGTAAGCGACATATCAATTCTTATTCATTAGCAGTGCGGCCTTTTTACATAGGCATAGACCCTTAAAAAATAGTTAAAACACACCGGGTTCATCTGGACTAAAGGCGGATGAATGCCTGATCAAAAAAAGTGTAGCTGGGATACTATAATAATACGATATATATTTGAATATATAACGGTATCATATCCTTTTCGGATTACCAGATTATGTTCCGCTCTTTAAAATAATTCTAATATTTCTTTGTGTCCGCTGAGGCAGTCTTCCAGCTTTTCCGATAATGTACGATACTGCCTTATCAGCTCCCTTCCCCGCTCTGTCACCGCTGCGCCACCACCCCTTGTGCCCCCTTTTTGAGAAGTAATCACAGGCTCTTCATGGCTCATATTCAGCTTGTTAATTAAGCCCCAAGCCTTTTTATAGGACATATTCATCTCCTTAGCTGCTTTAGAGAGCGAGCCGTTTTTCTCTATGAGTTCAAGCAGCCTGAGCGGCCCGGGCCCAAATATCTTCTCCCCACCTATCTCTATCCAGCACCTATACCTTATTTCTTTCATGGAGTTTCAGATAAAAAATTTTACCTTATTAATATATTTAAAGCTAATGGCGTAGACAGATAGACTATTGCGCGGTATCTTTTCAGGTAAATATTTTTTTTAATAAGCCACGTTAACCCGCATACCTCTCCCGGTTTCCAAGCCGGGCTACTTGCCAAATGCTTTTTCAAAATAAAAAAATATGGATCCACTTCCCTCCTCTAGTAGAAAAGCAGGCCCCTTACAGGTCTTACTTATTCTGTCTGTAGTGGTATTTCTCACTACAGCCATCACCCTAATGACCCATGAGGAAGGAACAGATATTGAAACCTACAGGAAAACGCTGGAAGATAATGACAGGGAGGCATCGGTAGAGGCCTTTGGTAAAGTATACAAGGTATTAATGCATCCGCGCTGTATGAACTGCCACCCGGCCGGAGATGTGCCCCTGCAGGGCAATGACAGCCACCTGCATGCCATGTTACCACAGAGGGGCCCTGACGGCAAAGGCCTGTATGCCATGCAATGCGGAAACTGTCACCACAGCAAGGCCGTCCCCGGAGAGAATACACCCCCCGCCAACCCTGAGTGGCACCTGCCTCCTGCAGATATGAAGATGGTATTTGAGGGCAGGTCCGCCCACGAACTGGCCACACAACTGATAGATCCTGAGCGAAACGGCCATAAGTCCATGGAGGATTTGCTGGAGCATGCAAACGATACGCTTGTAAAAGCAGGCTGGGCTATGGGTGGCGACAGAACGCCCCCGCCAATAAGCTATGAAGAGTTTAAAGAAGTCTGGACCAGGTGGATAGAGACCGGCGCACACGCGCCTGAGCCCCAGTAAGTGACCGATGGATACTGAATTATGAAAAACTGTAATGTAAGGGCATAATGGCAACGTTTAATCTGAAAGTAAATGGGAAGCAACGGCAGGTGGATGTAGACCCCGACACACCTGTCCTGTGGGTGCTTCGGGATCACCTTGATCTGGTGGGCACCAAATATGGCTGCGGGATTGCCGTCTGTGGGGCCTGCACCATTCACGTGAATGGCAATGCCGTAAGGTCCTGTTCCCTGCCTATAGGCGCTGTGGCTGATGATATGGAAATAATCACCATAGAAGGCCTTTCCGAAAATGGTGACCACCCCGTACAGAAAGCCTGGCTGGAACATGATGTGCCCCAGTGTGGCTACTGCCAGGCCGGACAGATTATGAGTGCCGCTTCACTACTGGCTCAGAATGCCAACCCGACCGATGAGGAAATCCGCAAATCTATGAATGGCAACATCTGCCGCTGCGGCACATATGTCCGTATTAACCGAGCCATTCGTTCCGCCTCAAAAGAGATGTAATCATGCCCATTATAAAAACACACTATAACCGAAGGTCCTTCCTCAAAGTATCTGCCGCTGCAGGAGCCGGACTCATGTTGCAGTTCAGTTGGTTTTCACCCCTTGCAAAAACCCTGGCAGGAAAGGAAGTGCCGGACGAGATATTCGACATAAACGGGTACATCCGCATTGCCACCAACGGCATAGTGACCATCTTTTCCCCAAATCCGGAAATCGGCCAGAACGTAAAGACCTCCATGCCCATGCTGGTAGCCGAGGAGCTGGATACAGACTGGAAAAGCGTGACCGTAGAGCAGGCACCTCTGGATACCAGCCTTTACACCCGGCAGATAGCCGGAGGTAGCCGCTCCATTAACCAAAGCTGGGAGAGCCTTCGTATGGCCGGTGCCACTGCCCGCCACATGCTGCGCGAAGCCGCAGCCAAAGCCTGGAGTGTACCTGCCTCCGAGATCACCACCGAAAAGGGAGAATTACATCACAAGAAGTCGGGCAGGAAGGCCAACTACGGCAAAATGGCCTCTGCAGCCTCCAAAATGAAGGTACCCGAAGAGGTGAACCTCAAGGAGGTAAAGGACTTTACCATCATCCGTACCCCGCGTAAGAACGTGGACGGCAAAGAGATCGTAACCGGTAAGCCCCTTTTTGGCCTCGACTACAAGCAACCCGGCATGATGATCGCCATGATTGTACACCCGCCCGCATTTGGCATGACCCTCAAAAGCATGGACAAGCAAAAGGCCTTAGCCATGCCCGGTATTACCGACGTATTTACTATCAATACATACGAAGACAGCTACTCACAGGGGCCTTTCGATATCACCGCCTTTCCTGAGCTTATCGTAGTCGTGGGGGAAACCACCTGGCAGGTTATGAAGGCCAAAAAAGCTATCGAAGCCACGTGGGAGGAGTTCGATACCTATACCCGCACCTACAAGACCTTCAGAGGCGAGAACGAAACCACCACCGTACCCGCCGGGTTAGAAGACTCCCAGGACCATTTCACCCAAATGATGGAAAAAGGGGCTGTTTCTGCCAAAGAAGTGCGGAAAGACGGAAACCCTGAGCAGGCTTTTGAGACAGCAGCCAAGGTAGTGGAGCGCACCTTTACCGCCCCCTTCCTCGCCCATAACACCATGGAGCCTATGAACTTCTTTGCCAACGTTACAGCCGGCAAAGTAGAGTTGGTAGGGCCTATCCAGACCCCCGAGTTTATGGAGAAAACCGTTGCAGAAAGGTTGGGCATGACCCTTGAGCAGGTAGATATCCAGATGACCCGTATGGGCGGAGGCTTTGGCCGCAGGCTATACGGCCACTTCCTCGTAGAAGCTGCCGTCATCTCCCAAAAGCTCGGTAAACCTGTTAAACTGGTCTATACCCGCGAAGACGACATGACCTTTGGCACCTACCGGCCGGCCTATCATGCGTATTACCGGGCTGCACTGGATGAAAATAACAACCTGATCGGCTTTCATGTGCGCACCGGCGGCATACCCGAGAGTCCCCTCTTCGCGAATCGTTTCCCGGCCGGTTCTGTGGACAACTACCTCGCAGAAGAGTGGCAAATTAGCTCCAACATCACCACAGGAGCTTTCCGGGCACCCCGGTCTAACTTTATGGCTGGCGTGGAACAGGCTTTTCTGGATGAAGTAGCCGAAGCGGCCGGTAAAGACCCTATCGCTTTCAGACTGGAACTGCTGGAACGTGCTCAAAATAACCCTGTAGGAAAAAATAATGACTACGATGCCGAACGCTACGCCGGGGTGTTGAAACTAGTAAGGGATAAGGCCGCCTGGGGCCAGCCCAAACCAGACGTACACCGCGGGGCCGCTGCTTACTTCTGTCACATGAGCTATGTGGCTAATGTGGTAGATGTGAAAATGGAAGGAGATAAGCCCGTGGTAGATAAGGTCTATTGCGCAGTAGACTGCGGTATAGTCGTCAATCCACTGGCTGCCACCAATCTGGTGGAGGGGGGTACGGTAGATGGGATGGGGCACGCTATGTTCAGCGCACTGACCTTGAAAAACGGTCGTCCGGAACAGAAAAACTTCAACACCTACCAGCTCATCAGAAATATTGATGCCCCAAATGAAATCGAAGTCCATTTTGTGGAAAATGATATACATCCCACCGGGCTTGGTGAGCCTCCCTTTCCGCCGGTGGTAGGAGCTATCGCCAATGCCCTCTATAAAGCCACCGGCAAACGGTATTACAACCAGCCCTATATGAATGAAGCCCTACCGGTTTCTTAAAGCAAAGAAATACTGGCAACTGAACACAATCGAACAGCATCCGCATGGGTGCTGTTTTTTTTGTAGATACGCCCTGTTAAGTGATGTCCCTGAGCCGTCCCGCGACTCTAATAACTACCGCGAAGTTTCACTTCGTGGGGGCAATAATGCGAGGTTGGACCTCGCAGGTATCACCTAAAAGAATAATAGCTGGTTTATCCGGCAAATTCAGTAGTCTATCCCAGCAGGGCCAAAATACCACCCGCCAGCAACATCAGGTTCGCTACCAGTAGCACATACAAAGTCTTCATTTTGCCTCTTCTTTTTAATAGTATTCCAAGCATGATATGTATAGTTTGATTACTATAATATACGTGTCTTTTGGTTGTTACGTAATTAATTATTGACCGACCACAGTCAGTCCCATGCCAACGGCAAAGAGAGAATATTAATGGTAGGGGAGTGGATATCCCCCGAATTTCATAGATTGAGTAGCAGAACCACTACCTATGACTCCAAAAGATATCGCCAATAATTTTTATACCGCCTTTTCGCAGGGAGACGCCGGCCAAATGGTCAATTGCTACCACGAAGATGTCGTGTTTTCAGACCCTGCATTCGGTACCCTGCATGGCCACCGGGCGCAGGCCATGTGGCAAATGCTACTGAGTAATAAAGCGTCTGCCCTGACAGTGACGTATAATCTAAGCGAGCATACAGATCATACCGCACAGGTACACTGGCAGGCAAACTACCTCTTCGGGCCCTCCAAAAGAAAGGTCGTAAACCATGTGCAGGCCAGTCTGGTCATGAAGGATGGTAAGATTATAAGGCACGCCGATACCTTTGACTTCTGGAAGTGGAGCCGCCAGGCCCTGGGTATGCCCGGCTTGCTGCTGGGCTGGTCGCCGGTTATTAAGAGTAGCGTGAGGAAAAGGACCAATGCCCTGCTGGACCGTTACATGGCGAGTAACCCCTAATACCCCTCCGTCAGGCTTTTCTTACAAACTCTGATTTGAGGCCCATAGCCCCAAAACCGTCTATTTTACAATCTATATTGTGGTCACCATCCGTCAGCCGGATCTTTTTTACCTTAGTGCCCGCTTTCACAGGGCCTGAGGCACCCTTCACCGGCAGGTCCTTGATCACGATCACCGAGTCGCCATCTTCCAGTACATTGCCGTTGGCATCTTTCACTACCAGTGACTCTTCCTGTTCCTCTTCCGCTTGCTGCTCCGCAGGGTTCCATTCATGGCCACATTCCGGGCACCCATATAGTTCATTTCCCATAGCATAACCATAGGGCGACTTACATAGCGGGCAGGGCTTCATTTCTTCAGACATGGGGCAACAAGTTTTCGAGTGGCAATCTAGGGTTAAATTTTCAAAACTGGAGCCCTTTTTAATATCTCTCATTATAGAAACGGTGCTTCTGCGGTAAAAGCCTAAGCAGTAAAGCAAGGGTAAAGTGAAC
Coding sequences within it:
- a CDS encoding molybdopterin cofactor-binding domain-containing protein; amino-acid sequence: MPIIKTHYNRRSFLKVSAAAGAGLMLQFSWFSPLAKTLAGKEVPDEIFDINGYIRIATNGIVTIFSPNPEIGQNVKTSMPMLVAEELDTDWKSVTVEQAPLDTSLYTRQIAGGSRSINQSWESLRMAGATARHMLREAAAKAWSVPASEITTEKGELHHKKSGRKANYGKMASAASKMKVPEEVNLKEVKDFTIIRTPRKNVDGKEIVTGKPLFGLDYKQPGMMIAMIVHPPAFGMTLKSMDKQKALAMPGITDVFTINTYEDSYSQGPFDITAFPELIVVVGETTWQVMKAKKAIEATWEEFDTYTRTYKTFRGENETTTVPAGLEDSQDHFTQMMEKGAVSAKEVRKDGNPEQAFETAAKVVERTFTAPFLAHNTMEPMNFFANVTAGKVELVGPIQTPEFMEKTVAERLGMTLEQVDIQMTRMGGGFGRRLYGHFLVEAAVISQKLGKPVKLVYTREDDMTFGTYRPAYHAYYRAALDENNNLIGFHVRTGGIPESPLFANRFPAGSVDNYLAEEWQISSNITTGAFRAPRSNFMAGVEQAFLDEVAEAAGKDPIAFRLELLERAQNNPVGKNNDYDAERYAGVLKLVRDKAAWGQPKPDVHRGAAAYFCHMSYVANVVDVKMEGDKPVVDKVYCAVDCGIVVNPLAATNLVEGGTVDGMGHAMFSALTLKNGRPEQKNFNTYQLIRNIDAPNEIEVHFVENDIHPTGLGEPPFPPVVGAIANALYKATGKRYYNQPYMNEALPVS
- a CDS encoding nuclear transport factor 2 family protein; amino-acid sequence: MTPKDIANNFYTAFSQGDAGQMVNCYHEDVVFSDPAFGTLHGHRAQAMWQMLLSNKASALTVTYNLSEHTDHTAQVHWQANYLFGPSKRKVVNHVQASLVMKDGKIIRHADTFDFWKWSRQALGMPGLLLGWSPVIKSSVRKRTNALLDRYMASNP
- a CDS encoding (2Fe-2S)-binding protein — its product is MATFNLKVNGKQRQVDVDPDTPVLWVLRDHLDLVGTKYGCGIAVCGACTIHVNGNAVRSCSLPIGAVADDMEIITIEGLSENGDHPVQKAWLEHDVPQCGYCQAGQIMSAASLLAQNANPTDEEIRKSMNGNICRCGTYVRINRAIRSASKEM
- a CDS encoding cysteine desulfurase family protein — encoded protein: MSLTGKIYLDHNATTPVDQRVVEAMLPYFCEVYGNPSSISHAYGWDAEEAVSMAREQVAGLIGAKPGEVYFTSGATESINLALQGICLRKKPSHLITCRTEHRAVLDTCQALEEHGAKVTYLDVDRSGRIDLQQIWEAIRPETVMVCLMHANNETGVIHPLREVADLIKNKGILLMTDATQSVGKIPFKVGDLGVDLAAFSAHKLYGPKGVGGLFVSQALRPEIRPLQFGGGQEKGLRPGTLNVPGIVGLGKACEICGEEMAREGERLKKLVDLLEDELSQTVKVSINGQDCRRLPHMTNLSFENIDGSRLIRSLKRLGVSQGSACTSATIHASHVLKAMGHTDELALSSLRIGLGRQTTEEEVKVACTDIKESIQKLTLTAI
- a CDS encoding zinc ribbon domain-containing protein YjdM; protein product: MSEEMKPCPLCKSPYGYAMGNELYGCPECGHEWNPAEQQAEEEQEESLVVKDANGNVLEDGDSVIVIKDLPVKGASGPVKAGTKVKKIRLTDGDHNIDCKIDGFGAMGLKSEFVRKA
- a CDS encoding winged helix-turn-helix domain-containing protein; the encoded protein is MKEIRYRCWIEIGGEKIFGPGPLRLLELIEKNGSLSKAAKEMNMSYKKAWGLINKLNMSHEEPVITSQKGGTRGGGAAVTERGRELIRQYRTLSEKLEDCLSGHKEILELF